The following are from one region of the Sus scrofa isolate TJ Tabasco breed Duroc unplaced genomic scaffold, Sscrofa11.1 Contig1617, whole genome shotgun sequence genome:
- the LOC100153490 gene encoding olfactory receptor 6C2-like, whose protein sequence is MMRNHTITTFILLGLTDDPRMKVLIFIFLFFTYMLSAAGNLTIISLTFIDCRLRTAMYFFLQNFSFLEISFTTACIPRFLYNIATGDKIITYAACAAQIFFTYLFGITEFFLLATMSFDRYVAICKPLHYVTIMNNRVCNRLIISCWMAGLCIIIPPLSLGLNLEFCDSNVIDHFFCDATPLLKISCSDTQFIERMILVCAVLTFIMTLVCVVLSYVYIIMTILRFSSSQQRKKAFSTCSSHMIVVSITYGSCIFIYIKPSAKKEVALNKGVSLLISSISPTLNPFIYTLRNEQVKKALNDLIKRITFFFKK, encoded by the coding sequence ATGATGAGAAACCACACAATAACAACATTCATCCTTCTGGGACTGACTGATGACCCACGAATGAAAGTTCtgattttcatcttccttttctttacctACATGTTGAGTGCAGCTGGGAATCTGACCATTATCTCCCTCACCTTCATAGATTGCCGTCTTAGGACAGCCATGtacttttttctccaaaatttctctttcttggaaATCTCATTCACAACGGCTTGTATTCCCAGATTTTTGTACAACATAGCAACAGGTGACAAAATCATTACTTATGCTGCTTGTGCTgctcaaatattttttacttacCTTTTTGGGATAACGGAATTTTTTCTTCTGGCCACCATGTCCTTTGACCGCTATGTAGCCATCTGCAAACCCTTGCACTATGTAACCATCATGAACAACAGAGTCTGCAATAGGTTAATCATCAGCTGTTGGATGGCTGGTTTGTGCATCATAATCCCCCCACTAAGCCTGGGCCTCAAtctggaattctgtgactctaACGTCATCGACCATTTTTTCTGTGATGCCACTCCTCTGCTAAAGATATCGTGCTCAGACACACAGTTCATAGAAAGAATGATTTTAGTGTGTGCTGTGCTGACATTCATCATGACCCTTGTGTGTGTAGTTCTGTCCTACGTTTATATCATCATGACAATTCTAAGATTCTCTTCCtctcagcaaaggaaaaaagccttttcgacctgttcttcccacatgattgtgGTTTCCATCACTTATGGCAGCTGTATATTCATCTACATCAAACCTTCAGCCAAGAAAGAGGTGGCTCTTAATAAAGGAGTTTCCCTGCTCATTTCTTCTATTTCACCCACGTTGAACCCTTTTATTTATACCCTGAGAAACGAGCAAGTGAAGAAAGCCTTGAATGACTTGATCAAAAGGATTACGTTCTTCttcaaaaagtaa